A part of Vibrio sp. B1FLJ16 genomic DNA contains:
- a CDS encoding 5-(carboxyamino)imidazole ribonucleotide synthase produces the protein MHVLVLGAGQLARMMSLAGAPLNIQISAYDVGSGNVVHPLTQHVLGHGLENAIEQVDVITAEFEHIPHDVLDICEKSGKFLPSTEAIKAGGDRRLEKALLDNAGVRNAKYYVIETREDFERAIEHVGMPMVLKSALGGYDGKGQWRLKEASQVDAIWMEMAECIATTPTQAIVAEEFVPFNREVSLVGARGKDGSVEVYPLAENVHTNGVLSLSTAIDAPELQDQAKQMFTAVADSLEYVGVLALEFFDVDGALLVNEIAPRVHNSGHWTQQGAETCQFENHLRAVCSLPLGSTKLIRETSMVNILGEDTLPEALLAMDGCHIHWYGKEKRAGRKMGHINVCGDYPGELQRRVCALAEVLNPVAFPAVHEFAKQSQA, from the coding sequence ATGCATGTACTGGTTCTCGGAGCAGGTCAGCTGGCTCGTATGATGTCTCTGGCTGGTGCGCCACTGAATATTCAAATCTCGGCTTACGATGTCGGTAGCGGTAACGTTGTCCATCCTCTTACTCAACACGTGCTTGGACATGGTCTAGAAAATGCCATTGAACAAGTCGATGTTATTACAGCAGAATTCGAGCATATTCCTCACGATGTACTCGACATCTGTGAAAAAAGCGGAAAGTTCCTTCCTAGTACCGAAGCCATCAAGGCTGGCGGTGACCGACGTCTTGAAAAAGCATTATTAGATAATGCTGGTGTACGTAACGCAAAGTACTACGTAATTGAAACACGGGAAGATTTTGAACGTGCCATTGAACACGTCGGCATGCCAATGGTGCTGAAAAGCGCTTTAGGCGGCTACGACGGGAAAGGACAATGGCGCTTGAAAGAAGCTTCTCAGGTAGACGCTATCTGGATGGAAATGGCCGAGTGCATCGCAACAACACCAACTCAAGCGATTGTAGCTGAGGAGTTTGTGCCATTTAACCGTGAAGTATCGTTAGTCGGCGCCCGCGGCAAAGATGGCAGTGTTGAAGTTTATCCGCTGGCAGAAAACGTGCACACCAATGGTGTGTTGAGCCTGTCGACAGCCATTGATGCACCAGAGCTGCAAGATCAAGCCAAGCAAATGTTCACCGCAGTTGCAGACAGCCTGGAGTACGTTGGCGTATTAGCTCTCGAGTTCTTTGATGTCGATGGTGCTTTGTTGGTTAATGAGATTGCTCCACGGGTACACAACTCAGGTCACTGGACACAACAAGGTGCGGAAACTTGCCAGTTTGAAAACCATCTGCGCGCAGTGTGCAGCTTGCCACTAGGCAGCACCAAACTGATTCGCGAAACCTCGATGGTAAACATTCTTGGAGAAGATACGCTCCCAGAAGCACTGCTGGCGATGGATGGTTGCCATATCCACTGGTACGGTAAAGAGAAACGCGCTGGGCGCAAAATGGGTCACATCAATGTATGTGGTGACTACCCGGGAGAACTGCAACGCAGAGTTTGTGCATTAGCAGAAGTGTTGAATCCTGTTGCTTTTCCTGCTGTGCATGAGTTTGCCAAACAATCACAGGCTTAG
- the dprA gene encoding DNA-processing protein DprA, translating to MTRPNENDLIAWLKLSCLPGIGGVRMNQLLSKDTPRNIVNSSPEYLQRLGLSPKQLQAWSSVDKEVDACLAWKARSANHHILTLDDPFYPPLLRQIVTPPPLLFVQGESTCLSQPQIAMVGSRNASVDGLQHARYFAADFARNDLVVTSGLALGIDGHAHDGALQAGGKTIAVLGSGLAQIYPARHRGLAQRAAENGALVSEFRPDAKPRAEHFPRRNRIISGLSLGVLVVEAAEKSGSLITARYALEQGREVFALPTSINAANASGGNHLIRNGACLVEKTKDVLDEIQSLLDWSVNQTFDLFSALNEEEELPFPQLLANVGSEATPVDILASRTNIPVQEVMMQLLELELSGHVVAVSGGYIRKGRG from the coding sequence ATGACTCGTCCCAATGAAAATGACCTTATTGCCTGGCTAAAGCTGAGTTGCTTACCAGGCATTGGCGGGGTCAGAATGAATCAGCTTCTGAGCAAAGATACCCCGCGTAATATTGTTAATTCTTCCCCTGAGTACCTACAACGACTTGGCTTGAGCCCGAAGCAACTTCAAGCTTGGTCATCGGTCGATAAAGAAGTTGATGCTTGCCTGGCCTGGAAAGCACGCTCTGCAAATCATCATATCCTGACCTTAGACGATCCCTTTTACCCTCCGTTACTCAGGCAGATTGTTACTCCTCCTCCATTACTGTTTGTTCAAGGAGAGTCTACCTGTTTATCTCAGCCCCAGATTGCCATGGTGGGAAGCCGTAATGCCAGTGTTGACGGATTGCAGCATGCCCGTTATTTTGCTGCCGACTTTGCTCGCAACGATCTTGTCGTCACCAGTGGGTTAGCTCTGGGCATAGATGGCCACGCTCATGACGGAGCCCTGCAGGCTGGTGGTAAGACGATAGCCGTACTCGGCTCTGGCCTAGCACAAATTTATCCGGCCCGGCATCGCGGACTCGCTCAACGGGCTGCAGAAAACGGTGCGCTTGTTTCTGAGTTTCGCCCCGATGCCAAGCCGAGGGCAGAACACTTTCCGCGTCGGAATCGAATCATTAGCGGGTTATCGCTCGGGGTTTTAGTGGTAGAAGCTGCAGAGAAAAGTGGCTCGCTGATCACCGCACGCTACGCCCTTGAGCAAGGAAGAGAAGTGTTTGCTCTGCCTACCTCTATCAATGCGGCTAATGCCAGTGGTGGCAATCATTTGATTCGTAATGGTGCCTGTCTCGTAGAAAAGACCAAAGACGTGCTCGATGAAATACAGTCGTTGCTCGACTGGTCTGTTAATCAGACTTTTGATTTATTTTCTGCGTTAAATGAAGAAGAAGAATTGCCATTTCCTCAGCTGTTAGCTAACGTAGGAAGTGAAGCTACACCGGTTGATATTCTTGCAAGCAGGACCAATATACCTGTCCAGGAAGTCATGATGCAGCTCTTGGAGCTTGAGCTTTCAGGGCATGTTGTTGCAGTTTCAGGTGGCTATATTCGAAAGGGGAGGGGCTAG
- a CDS encoding L-threonylcarbamoyladenylate synthase has translation MDNFEQVLSALQQGEVIAYPTEGVFGVGCDPDNPEAIQKLLELKQRPVEKGLILIAASYEQLLPYIDESQLTQEQLDKVHATWPGPYTWIMPASDKVSNWVSGQFDSIAVRVTDHPLVQKMCNAFGKPLTSTSANLSGLPPCMTTEEVELQLGDKLVAILRGETSGRDKPSEIRDAKTSQILRQG, from the coding sequence GTGGATAACTTTGAACAGGTGCTGAGCGCACTACAGCAAGGCGAAGTAATTGCCTATCCGACAGAGGGCGTTTTTGGTGTCGGGTGCGATCCGGACAACCCAGAAGCCATCCAAAAACTGCTGGAACTGAAACAACGTCCAGTAGAGAAGGGGCTTATTCTGATTGCGGCCAGTTATGAGCAGTTATTGCCTTATATTGATGAATCTCAACTTACTCAGGAGCAACTAGATAAAGTTCATGCAACCTGGCCGGGTCCGTACACTTGGATCATGCCTGCGAGCGATAAAGTATCTAATTGGGTTTCAGGGCAGTTTGATTCAATTGCTGTTCGTGTGACTGATCATCCTTTGGTGCAAAAAATGTGTAATGCATTCGGAAAGCCGTTAACCTCTACCAGCGCAAATCTTTCTGGCTTACCGCCGTGCATGACGACAGAAGAAGTTGAGCTGCAGTTAGGAGACAAACTGGTGGCGATTCTTCGTGGTGAAACCAGTGGCCGTGATAAACCAAGTGAGATTCGTGACGCTAAAACCTCGCAAATATTAAGACAGGGCTAA
- a CDS encoding DUF1488 domain-containing protein produces the protein MNQSILFPDMQSWDEPSQSVRFPAQQSGALIECYVTKQKLVKISGSDIKSEQQAVEVFVACRFDLEEIAEELIEDEAFDEEGHIVIE, from the coding sequence ATGAATCAATCTATTTTATTTCCTGACATGCAGTCGTGGGACGAGCCTTCGCAATCGGTACGCTTTCCTGCGCAGCAGTCGGGAGCTCTGATAGAATGCTACGTAACAAAACAGAAGTTAGTCAAAATCAGTGGTTCGGATATTAAAAGCGAGCAACAAGCAGTAGAAGTGTTTGTCGCCTGCCGGTTTGATCTAGAAGAAATTGCTGAAGAACTGATAGAAGATGAAGCCTTCGATGAAGAAGGCCACATTGTTATTGAATAA
- the hemF gene encoding oxygen-dependent coproporphyrinogen oxidase, with product MSVIDKHAVKQFLMSLQDSICQQLEQEDGKAVFVEDAWHREPGERLGGGGRSRVLRDGHVFEQGGVNFSHVEGKEMPASATAHRPELAGRRFEAMGVSLVIHPKNPYVPTSHANVRFFIAEKEGEDPIWWFGGGFDLTPFYPFEEDCQSWHDTAKTICAPFGDDVYADHKAWCDKYFFLPHRNETRGVGGLFFDDLNHWEFDKCFDYIKAVGEGFCQAYLPIVARRKDIEFGERERDFQLYRRGRYVEFNLVYDRGTLFGLQSGGRTESILMSMPPLARWEYSYQPEPGTPEAELYERYLKPREW from the coding sequence ATGTCAGTAATCGATAAGCATGCTGTAAAGCAGTTCCTGATGTCGCTTCAGGATTCTATTTGTCAGCAGTTAGAACAAGAAGATGGAAAGGCCGTCTTTGTCGAAGATGCATGGCATCGTGAGCCGGGCGAGCGCCTTGGTGGTGGTGGTCGTTCTCGAGTCCTGCGTGATGGCCATGTTTTTGAGCAGGGCGGGGTAAACTTTTCTCATGTTGAAGGAAAAGAAATGCCAGCGTCAGCGACAGCTCATCGTCCAGAGTTGGCTGGTCGCCGCTTTGAAGCGATGGGTGTTTCTCTGGTTATTCACCCTAAAAACCCTTATGTACCGACTTCTCATGCTAACGTACGTTTCTTCATTGCAGAAAAAGAGGGAGAAGACCCTATTTGGTGGTTTGGTGGTGGTTTCGACCTGACTCCTTTCTATCCTTTTGAAGAAGACTGTCAGTCGTGGCACGATACAGCAAAGACAATCTGTGCCCCGTTTGGTGATGACGTTTATGCCGATCACAAAGCATGGTGTGATAAGTACTTCTTCCTTCCACACCGAAACGAAACGCGTGGTGTTGGTGGTTTGTTCTTTGATGATTTGAACCATTGGGAATTTGATAAGTGTTTCGATTACATTAAAGCGGTAGGCGAAGGCTTCTGTCAGGCTTACTTACCTATTGTTGCGCGACGTAAAGATATTGAGTTCGGCGAGCGTGAGCGCGATTTCCAACTGTACCGCCGTGGTCGCTATGTGGAGTTTAACTTAGTGTATGACCGTGGCACGTTATTTGGCTTACAAAGTGGCGGGCGTACTGAGTCGATTCTGATGTCGATGCCGCCGTTAGCACGATGGGAATACAGCTACCAACCGGAACCAGGCACACCTGAAGCTGAACTTTACGAGCGATACCTAAAACCACGCGAGTGGTAA
- the aroE gene encoding shikimate dehydrogenase has product MTQQIDRYAVFGNPIGHSKSPFIHTLFARQTNQSLTYTAECAPVGGFIEAVTMFFAEGGKGCNVTLPFKEEAYQFASRLTERAQLAGAVNTLKKLDDGEIIGDNTDGAGLVQDLLQHQVALEGARILIIGAGGASRGVILPLLEQKPVTLTVTNRTFSKAEELAELFAAYGAVTAKEMSAINEEYDVIINSTSASLSGDLPEISPAIFAPDSVSYDMMYGSGDTKFNHWAKEHGAAQAYDGLGMLVSQASESFMLWRGLRPGAKQILRELRKNLEGQ; this is encoded by the coding sequence ATGACTCAGCAAATTGATCGCTACGCCGTGTTTGGTAATCCTATCGGGCATAGTAAGTCGCCATTTATCCATACACTCTTTGCTCGCCAAACTAATCAGTCACTGACTTATACGGCTGAATGTGCGCCAGTTGGTGGGTTTATCGAGGCGGTGACCATGTTTTTTGCTGAAGGTGGCAAAGGATGTAACGTGACCTTACCTTTCAAAGAAGAGGCTTATCAATTTGCCAGTCGTTTGACTGAACGCGCGCAATTGGCTGGTGCCGTGAATACGCTAAAAAAACTTGATGACGGTGAGATCATAGGTGACAACACGGACGGGGCTGGCTTGGTACAAGACTTGCTCCAGCATCAAGTGGCTTTAGAAGGTGCCCGTATCCTTATCATAGGTGCTGGTGGTGCTTCTCGTGGTGTAATTCTTCCGTTACTTGAGCAAAAGCCCGTTACTCTGACGGTCACCAATAGAACTTTTTCCAAAGCAGAAGAGTTGGCGGAGCTGTTCGCTGCGTATGGAGCGGTGACAGCGAAAGAGATGAGCGCCATTAATGAAGAATATGACGTCATTATCAACTCTACTTCCGCGTCGCTGAGTGGTGATCTTCCTGAAATATCGCCAGCTATTTTCGCGCCTGATAGTGTCAGCTATGACATGATGTATGGAAGTGGCGATACTAAGTTTAACCATTGGGCTAAGGAGCATGGCGCTGCTCAAGCTTATGATGGTTTAGGAATGTTGGTCAGCCAGGCATCTGAAAGTTTTATGTTGTGGCGTGGCTTGCGTCCTGGCGCCAAACAGATCTTACGTGAATTAAGAAAAAACCTTGAAGGTCAGTAA
- a CDS encoding LysM peptidoglycan-binding domain-containing protein yields the protein MNRIFRNVTSVMLPLFFSLSAAASADSKPLAVKANAPQTYVVVKGDTLWDISAMYLDSPWLWPRLWQVNPEIDNPHLIYPGDKLSLVWINGQPVLSLKPVKKLSPQARITERKAVPTVAEGLVIPYLNSDRLVDEDTLDNAVKVMGSTKGSKYLTAEDVLYISGEHTSTQWAIYRPVETFSREDISKEITALRLIAKGELVEASEDYSGLKITSQLQEIVRNDIALPNQMAESEFTTTFHPLPSPAGTSAKLLGNIEGIRFSSTSQVVVIDRGTADALIQGSVFDLKEDAHPVYQDGDGYKKEFGLLDKKITLPQSKVGELLVIRPYEYFSLALITNSSKPISNGVTVVSPLTETPAADDSSQ from the coding sequence ATGAATCGAATTTTTCGCAACGTTACCAGTGTTATGTTGCCGTTATTTTTCTCTCTCAGTGCAGCCGCCAGTGCGGATTCCAAACCACTCGCTGTTAAAGCTAATGCGCCACAAACGTATGTAGTGGTGAAAGGTGACACCTTGTGGGATATTTCGGCAATGTATCTGGATAGTCCTTGGTTGTGGCCGCGTTTATGGCAAGTTAACCCGGAGATAGACAACCCGCATTTAATTTACCCCGGTGATAAACTGTCATTAGTGTGGATCAATGGTCAGCCCGTACTGAGTTTAAAGCCGGTTAAGAAACTGAGCCCTCAGGCGCGTATCACCGAGAGAAAAGCCGTACCAACCGTAGCTGAAGGCCTGGTGATACCTTATCTCAATTCTGACCGGTTGGTAGATGAAGATACTCTGGATAATGCCGTTAAGGTGATGGGCAGTACTAAGGGCAGTAAATACCTGACCGCAGAAGATGTGCTGTATATCAGCGGTGAGCACACGTCGACGCAATGGGCTATTTACCGTCCTGTGGAGACTTTCTCACGAGAGGACATCTCAAAGGAGATCACAGCGTTGCGTTTAATTGCAAAAGGAGAGTTAGTTGAAGCCTCCGAAGATTATTCTGGCTTAAAGATTACTTCACAGCTGCAAGAAATCGTTCGTAATGACATTGCGTTACCTAACCAGATGGCAGAAAGTGAGTTTACGACGACATTCCATCCATTGCCTTCACCGGCAGGTACCTCAGCTAAGTTGCTCGGAAACATTGAAGGTATCCGCTTTAGCTCGACCAGTCAGGTTGTTGTTATTGACAGGGGAACGGCGGATGCGCTGATACAGGGCAGTGTATTTGATTTAAAAGAGGACGCTCATCCGGTTTATCAGGATGGCGATGGCTATAAAAAAGAGTTTGGCTTACTTGATAAGAAAATCACCTTGCCACAAAGTAAGGTAGGTGAGCTGCTGGTGATTCGCCCTTATGAATATTTCAGCTTGGCCCTGATAACGAACAGTTCCAAACCAATCAGTAACGGAGTCACAGTGGTTTCACCACTGACTGAAACGCCAGCAGCAGATGACTCGTCCCAATGA
- the fmt gene encoding methionyl-tRNA formyltransferase — translation MSQSLRIVFAGTPDFAARHLAALLSSEHEVIAVYTQPDRPAGRGKKLTASPVKNIALEHDIPVYQPENFKSDEAKQELADLNADIMVVVAYGLLLPQAVLDTPKLGCINVHGSILPRWRGAAPIQRSIWAGDAETGVTIMQMDIGLDTGDMLKIATLPIEATDTSASMYEKLAELGPQALIDCLADIATGKANPVKQDDDLANYAKKLSKEEARIDWNDDAANIERCVRAFNPWPMSHFEAAENSIKVWQSHVSEQTSDKPAGTIVQADKTGIYVVTGNGVLVLEQLQVPGKKAMSVQDILNSRAAWFEVGTQLI, via the coding sequence TTGAGTCAGTCTTTACGTATTGTCTTTGCAGGTACTCCGGATTTCGCCGCCCGTCACTTGGCGGCGTTGTTGTCTTCGGAGCACGAAGTAATTGCCGTCTACACTCAACCTGACCGCCCTGCGGGTCGCGGTAAGAAATTGACTGCAAGCCCGGTAAAAAACATCGCCCTAGAACACGACATCCCGGTTTATCAGCCTGAGAATTTCAAATCCGATGAAGCGAAACAAGAACTTGCTGATCTGAATGCTGACATCATGGTTGTTGTTGCTTATGGCTTACTACTACCACAAGCCGTACTAGACACGCCTAAGCTAGGTTGTATTAACGTCCACGGTTCCATCCTGCCTCGCTGGCGCGGCGCGGCACCAATCCAACGTTCAATTTGGGCTGGAGACGCAGAAACTGGCGTTACTATCATGCAGATGGATATTGGTCTCGATACCGGTGATATGCTGAAAATCGCCACACTGCCAATCGAAGCGACGGATACCAGTGCATCGATGTACGAAAAGCTCGCCGAGCTTGGCCCACAAGCGTTGATTGATTGCCTTGCAGATATCGCGACAGGCAAAGCGAATCCTGTTAAGCAAGATGATGATCTCGCCAACTATGCGAAAAAGCTCAGCAAAGAGGAAGCTCGTATCGATTGGAACGATGACGCTGCGAATATAGAACGCTGCGTTCGCGCCTTTAATCCGTGGCCAATGAGTCATTTTGAAGCGGCCGAAAACAGCATCAAAGTATGGCAAAGCCATGTTTCGGAGCAAACCAGCGACAAGCCGGCGGGTACGATTGTGCAAGCAGATAAAACCGGCATTTATGTTGTGACAGGTAACGGCGTACTGGTACTGGAACAACTGCAGGTTCCAGGTAAAAAAGCCATGTCAGTTCAAGATATTCTGAACTCACGCGCGGCTTGGTTTGAAGTTGGCACCCAGCTAATTTAA
- the purE gene encoding 5-(carboxyamino)imidazole ribonucleotide mutase, with product MKVGIIMGSKSDWPTMKLAADMLDQFGVSYETKVVSAHRTPQLLADYASSAKERGIKVIIAGAGGAAHLPGMAAAFTSVPVLGVPVQSRALKGMDSLLSIVQMPKGIAVGTLAIGEAGAANAGILAAQILGTHDESIMAKVEAFRNEQTETVLANPNPAED from the coding sequence ATGAAAGTCGGTATCATCATGGGTTCTAAATCAGATTGGCCAACCATGAAATTAGCAGCAGACATGCTGGATCAGTTTGGTGTGTCTTACGAAACAAAAGTGGTGTCAGCTCACCGTACTCCTCAGCTGTTAGCCGATTACGCAAGCAGTGCAAAAGAACGTGGTATCAAAGTGATCATCGCTGGTGCGGGCGGCGCGGCTCACCTTCCAGGCATGGCAGCGGCATTCACCAGTGTGCCAGTACTCGGCGTTCCGGTTCAGTCTCGTGCACTGAAAGGCATGGACTCTCTGCTGTCTATCGTACAAATGCCAAAAGGTATCGCAGTCGGTACGTTGGCAATTGGCGAAGCGGGCGCAGCTAACGCAGGCATCCTGGCAGCACAGATTCTGGGTACTCATGATGAAAGCATCATGGCCAAAGTCGAAGCGTTCCGTAATGAACAGACAGAAACCGTACTGGCGAACCCAAACCCAGCTGAGGATTAA
- a CDS encoding topoisomerase DNA-binding C4 zinc finger domain-containing protein, whose translation MSSKIDNTLFSAHEHALVHEPCPKCGGELTLKHGKHGPFLGCNHYPSCDYIKALHSNDGHIVKELGVPCPDCANELVLRQGRYGMFVGCSNYPACHHIESINQPEPEKQSQEQYACPDCGKGHLVERKTRFGKTFYACDNYPKCKFAVNLPPVKGQCEECGFTLLVEKKLASGIKLQCANRKCQHTQQG comes from the coding sequence ATGAGTAGTAAAATCGACAACACCCTTTTCTCTGCGCATGAGCACGCTCTGGTTCATGAGCCTTGTCCAAAATGCGGCGGTGAGCTAACCCTCAAGCACGGTAAACACGGCCCGTTTCTCGGTTGCAATCACTATCCAAGTTGTGACTATATCAAAGCGTTGCACAGTAATGATGGTCACATCGTAAAAGAGCTCGGTGTACCGTGTCCTGATTGCGCGAATGAGCTGGTTCTGCGTCAGGGGCGTTACGGCATGTTTGTCGGGTGCAGTAATTACCCTGCTTGCCATCATATTGAGTCGATTAATCAGCCTGAACCAGAAAAGCAGTCTCAGGAGCAGTATGCTTGCCCCGATTGTGGCAAAGGTCATTTAGTTGAACGAAAGACGCGCTTCGGTAAAACATTTTATGCCTGTGATAATTACCCAAAGTGTAAGTTTGCCGTGAACCTACCTCCGGTCAAAGGCCAGTGTGAAGAGTGTGGGTTTACTTTGCTGGTTGAGAAGAAACTCGCCAGTGGTATCAAGTTGCAATGTGCAAACCGCAAGTGTCAGCATACTCAGCAAGGCTAA
- the def gene encoding peptide deformylase yields the protein MSVLQVLTFPDDRLRTVAKPVEEVTPEIQKIVDDMIETMYDEEGIGLAATQVDIHKRIVVIDISDTRDEPMVLINPEILEKRGEDGIEEGCLSVPGARALVPRAAEVTVKALDRDGKEFTFDADDLLAICVQHELDHLQGKLFVDYLSPLKRKRIQDKLAKIKRYNEKQLNA from the coding sequence ATGTCTGTATTACAAGTATTAACATTTCCAGATGATCGTCTTCGCACTGTTGCTAAACCTGTCGAAGAAGTGACCCCTGAGATTCAAAAAATCGTCGATGACATGATTGAAACCATGTACGACGAAGAAGGTATTGGCCTTGCTGCAACGCAGGTTGATATCCATAAACGTATCGTAGTGATCGATATTTCAGATACTCGTGATGAGCCTATGGTGCTTATCAATCCTGAGATTCTGGAAAAGCGTGGTGAAGATGGCATCGAAGAAGGCTGTCTATCGGTACCGGGTGCTCGCGCGCTTGTGCCTCGCGCCGCTGAAGTTACGGTAAAAGCACTGGATCGTGACGGCAAAGAATTTACCTTTGACGCTGACGACCTGCTAGCGATTTGTGTTCAGCACGAGCTGGATCACCTGCAAGGTAAGCTGTTTGTTGATTATCTGTCGCCACTGAAGCGTAAACGTATTCAGGACAAGCTAGCGAAGATCAAACGCTACAACGAGAAGCAGCTAAACGCTTAA
- a CDS encoding DUF494 family protein, with amino-acid sequence MMMDILMYLFETYIHSDAELQVEQDELEDELLRAGFQQKDIYKALVWLEELAALQQSDTSSAISACIASSSTRIYTAKEMQRLDIESRGFLLFLEQINVLTTETREMVIDRVMGLETSEFELDDLKWIILMVLFNVPGNENAYTLMEELLYTKEQGILH; translated from the coding sequence ATGATGATGGATATACTGATGTATCTATTCGAAACCTACATCCATAGCGATGCAGAGTTACAGGTCGAACAAGACGAGTTGGAAGATGAGCTGCTCCGTGCAGGCTTCCAGCAAAAAGATATCTACAAAGCCCTTGTCTGGTTAGAAGAGCTTGCCGCACTGCAGCAAAGTGATACATCTTCAGCCATATCGGCGTGTATCGCATCGTCATCGACTCGTATTTACACTGCAAAAGAGATGCAGCGTCTGGATATAGAAAGCCGGGGCTTTTTGTTATTCCTTGAGCAAATCAATGTGTTGACGACAGAAACGCGTGAAATGGTCATTGACCGCGTGATGGGGCTGGAAACAAGCGAGTTTGAACTTGATGATCTGAAATGGATCATTCTGATGGTGCTGTTTAATGTACCGGGTAATGAAAATGCTTATACGCTGATGGAAGAGCTGTTATATACCAAGGAGCAGGGGATTCTTCACTAA
- a CDS encoding gamma carbonic anhydrase family protein — protein MSSIRSYKGIQPQLGERVYVDSTSVLVGDIIIGDDSSIWPLVAARGDVNHIHIGKRTNIQDGSVLHVTHKNQENPNGYPLVIGNDVTIGHKVMLHGCEIHDRVLVGMGAIVLDGVVIQSEVMIGAGSLVPPGKVLESGYLYVGSPVKQARPLSEKERAFLQKSSDNYVQNKNDYLNEVEVIS, from the coding sequence ATGAGTTCAATAAGAAGTTATAAAGGCATCCAACCGCAACTTGGCGAGCGAGTTTACGTCGATTCAACGTCTGTTTTAGTTGGAGACATTATCATCGGGGACGATTCTAGCATTTGGCCTTTAGTTGCAGCGCGCGGGGATGTTAATCATATCCACATCGGAAAGCGCACAAATATCCAGGATGGCAGCGTTTTACACGTTACACATAAGAATCAAGAAAATCCTAATGGCTACCCATTGGTTATTGGTAATGATGTCACTATTGGACATAAGGTAATGCTGCATGGTTGTGAGATTCACGATCGAGTATTGGTAGGGATGGGAGCAATTGTTCTCGACGGTGTGGTAATTCAGTCAGAAGTAATGATTGGCGCTGGTAGTTTGGTGCCACCAGGAAAAGTATTGGAAAGTGGTTACCTCTATGTAGGCAGCCCGGTTAAGCAAGCACGCCCTCTGTCAGAGAAAGAGCGCGCCTTTTTGCAAAAGTCTTCTGATAACTATGTACAGAACAAAAATGACTACTTAAATGAAGTTGAAGTTATTAGTTAA